One segment of Bacteroides caecimuris DNA contains the following:
- a CDS encoding RteC domain-containing protein, producing the protein MYGLSKKKMPYLHLIDEAIGLLNTEIRLIEWRIKYPNQLQQCINKQIISPLFLADKTTLINIMEMVSGLFLSKDIVYKNGKPAYLVDLSKGFEWLFNIKIGDYYQKHEDVIKRKPGKLTEFLNGLADLIKKEHDKKGYR; encoded by the coding sequence GTGTACGGTTTGAGCAAGAAAAAAATGCCCTATCTGCATCTAATTGATGAAGCGATAGGGCTTTTAAACACTGAAATACGCCTTATTGAATGGCGCATCAAGTACCCGAACCAACTACAGCAATGTATTAATAAACAAATCATTTCTCCTCTTTTTCTTGCAGACAAAACAACTCTTATCAACATCATGGAAATGGTAAGCGGTCTGTTCCTCTCCAAAGACATCGTATATAAGAACGGAAAGCCTGCCTATTTGGTGGATTTATCTAAAGGCTTTGAATGGTTGTTCAATATCAAGATAGGCGACTATTACCAAAAACATGAGGACGTGATAAAACGGAAGCCGGGCAAACTGACCGAATTTCTTAATGGACTGGCAGACCTAATCAAAAAGGAACATGACAAGAAAGGATATAGATAA
- a CDS encoding Crp/Fnr family transcriptional regulator, producing MNDFNTYLNNLDYSHVKDLFARKGILRTYHKKDFFIRQNEVERFAGWVKHGTFQYTHIDEEGEEHIVGYAFTDEFVCDYSSFMKSCLSAVSIQALTDCSVYEISRHDIIECWETNMETQRLGRYVAENLYEMVYERLLDSYCTPEIRYQRLMKRCPDLKDTIPLKSIVSFLGVTPETVSRIRRKLEK from the coding sequence ATGAATGATTTTAATACATATCTCAACAATTTGGACTATTCCCATGTAAAAGATTTATTTGCGAGAAAAGGGATATTGCGTACTTACCATAAGAAAGATTTCTTTATCCGGCAAAATGAGGTGGAACGTTTTGCTGGATGGGTAAAACATGGCACATTTCAATATACGCATATTGACGAAGAAGGAGAAGAACACATTGTAGGATATGCTTTTACCGATGAATTTGTATGTGACTATTCTTCTTTTATGAAAAGTTGTCTGTCAGCAGTGAGCATTCAAGCGTTAACAGACTGTTCTGTTTATGAAATATCACGCCATGATATTATAGAATGTTGGGAAACGAATATGGAAACTCAACGATTAGGAAGATATGTAGCTGAAAATCTATATGAAATGGTGTATGAACGATTGCTCGATTCGTATTGTACACCTGAAATACGATATCAAAGACTAATGAAACGTTGTCCTGACCTTAAAGATACTATACCCTTGAAAAGTATAGTTTCTTTCTTAGGGGTTACTCCTGAAACAGTTAGTCGCATACGCCGCAAACTGGAGAAATAG
- a CDS encoding IS982 family transposase — MKKLHNSQIISKLVVTKLLSTIALLMRNFIANFVRILGICKDFAGNRVNELGNVPRCGVVPKFSDLEVIALGITAEAFGFDSENLLFHRLHNECKEDFPNLISRRQFNARRKFTARLAEEIRKDVAGAIDGSEDVFCIDSKPVKVCQNARAKRCTMGQDNPDAAPDWGYCASQGLHYYGYKLHAVCGIRGVIHSFDMTAASVHDLHYLKDVRWEYHDCMMLGDKGYLSAEIQKNLFEAANITLEVPYRLNQKNWRPPTWAYKRFRKRIETIFSQLNDNLMMIRNYAKQSCGLFTRMAGKIAAMTFMQYVNFVNHRPIGQIKYSLI; from the coding sequence ATGAAAAAGTTGCACAATTCACAGATTATTAGTAAATTAGTGGTGACCAAACTACTAAGTACTATTGCACTGCTTATGCGCAACTTCATAGCAAATTTCGTCAGAATCCTCGGAATATGCAAGGATTTCGCTGGAAATCGTGTTAATGAACTCGGAAACGTCCCAAGATGTGGCGTTGTCCCCAAGTTCTCGGACCTCGAAGTAATTGCTCTCGGCATAACCGCCGAAGCCTTCGGATTCGACAGCGAGAATCTTCTTTTTCATCGATTGCATAATGAGTGTAAGGAGGATTTTCCAAACCTGATCAGTCGGAGACAGTTCAATGCCCGACGTAAGTTTACAGCACGACTTGCAGAAGAAATCCGCAAGGATGTAGCCGGAGCCATTGATGGATCCGAAGATGTGTTCTGCATTGATTCCAAACCTGTAAAGGTATGCCAGAACGCACGGGCGAAACGATGCACCATGGGACAAGACAATCCCGATGCGGCTCCTGACTGGGGATACTGCGCTTCGCAAGGCTTGCATTACTATGGATATAAGCTCCATGCAGTCTGCGGAATACGTGGTGTTATCCATTCCTTTGACATGACTGCCGCAAGCGTCCATGACCTTCATTATCTCAAGGACGTACGCTGGGAATATCATGATTGCATGATGCTTGGAGACAAAGGCTATCTCAGTGCTGAGATTCAGAAGAATCTCTTTGAGGCAGCAAATATCACTCTTGAAGTTCCATATCGGCTTAATCAGAAAAACTGGCGTCCGCCCACATGGGCATACAAGAGGTTCCGTAAACGTATCGAAACGATATTTTCTCAACTCAACGACAATCTTATGATGATACGAAACTACGCAAAGCAATCCTGCGGTCTTTTCACCCGAATGGCAGGCAAAATCGCTGCAATGACGTTCATGCAATATGTCAATTTCGTTAATCATCGTCCGATTGGGCAGATAAAATATTCTCTAATTTAA
- a CDS encoding outer membrane beta-barrel family protein: protein MMRLNKIITLTFFYLFLGCYQTVAWGQTINGKIIDDKQLPIDGATIILQAMDSTYIGASISNSDGIFVFKSQQKEYRLIIQHLLYETKQMVGKGNNAGTIQLQPQDYALDEVIIKAEHPFAKVENGLLGYNLAVLTQNQLVNNAYEALTKIPGVQEDRGILTLAGAGKLTVILNGKPTTMDAGQLETILRNTPVSRIEKAEVMYSAPPEYHVRGAAINMVLKHSNDYSFQGEISANYKNQYFNDGGMNGNFRLSTPKMAFDVMYGANNVKKMEYIDLDSKHTQKGELHNIIQNEQLRSKYWKHDLRAAFEYNFNNKNNINIAYTGSYTPDQYNNSRTSGNYQTSNVDKYIDNQMRNITLQYHSGFGLDIGGDYTYYTSNNAQRLYADYQDGSQSSFSMVGGQKIDRYSIYADQKQSLSKGWNLGYGISYRFAKDLDFQTYDKVTGNIQTQNTYSNLREQTTSFYVSLSKNYTTGTSLSVSATGEYYTIGNYHKWAVYPQASLTYFKTPKHVFQLSLSTDKTYPSYWDMQSSVSYLNGYTELWGTPNLKPMTNYNLNGSYIFLNKYILSLFFTHTSDYFTQAAYQSTDRLALIYKNTNWNYMQVWGANIILPFKVGNWLDSRLTLVGMQMHQRCDDFFDIPFNRKKWVFSGTLDNTFKVNKNLSFELMGNVQTPVIQGTFDIESIFNLTAGLRWNFANDKLSLSVRCYDIFDTGMPATKVRFKGQNLNMDSGFYSRAFTLHFSYRFGGYKKKEIKGVDTSRFRY from the coding sequence ATGATGCGATTAAATAAAATAATAACATTGACATTTTTCTACCTATTTTTAGGTTGCTATCAAACAGTCGCTTGGGGGCAAACGATTAACGGAAAAATAATAGATGACAAACAACTACCTATAGACGGTGCGACTATTATTTTGCAAGCAATGGATTCGACCTATATAGGCGCATCCATTTCCAATTCCGACGGCATATTCGTTTTTAAAAGCCAACAGAAAGAATACCGCTTGATAATACAACACCTTTTATATGAGACTAAACAAATGGTAGGTAAGGGAAATAATGCTGGAACTATTCAACTTCAACCTCAAGACTATGCTTTGGATGAAGTTATTATAAAAGCAGAACATCCTTTTGCAAAAGTAGAGAATGGACTTTTAGGATATAATCTTGCTGTTCTTACCCAAAATCAACTCGTAAACAATGCTTATGAAGCATTGACAAAGATACCGGGAGTACAAGAAGATAGAGGAATACTAACTTTGGCTGGAGCAGGAAAACTGACTGTTATTTTAAATGGTAAACCTACAACAATGGATGCCGGACAACTTGAAACAATTCTGCGCAATACTCCGGTTAGTCGTATAGAAAAAGCAGAAGTAATGTACAGTGCGCCTCCTGAATATCATGTACGGGGTGCAGCTATTAATATGGTTTTAAAACATTCAAACGACTACTCTTTTCAGGGGGAGATAAGTGCTAACTATAAAAACCAATATTTCAATGATGGAGGAATGAATGGAAACTTTCGTTTATCAACTCCCAAAATGGCTTTTGATGTAATGTACGGAGCAAATAACGTAAAAAAGATGGAGTACATAGACCTTGATTCCAAACATACACAAAAAGGTGAACTACATAATATCATACAAAATGAACAGTTGCGTAGCAAGTACTGGAAACACGACCTTAGAGCAGCTTTTGAGTATAACTTCAACAACAAAAACAATATCAATATAGCATACACAGGTAGTTATACCCCCGACCAGTATAATAATAGCCGGACATCAGGCAATTACCAAACCAGCAATGTCGATAAATATATTGACAATCAAATGCGCAATATTACATTGCAATATCATTCAGGCTTCGGACTTGACATAGGTGGTGATTATACATATTATACTTCTAATAATGCCCAAAGACTATATGCTGATTATCAAGATGGAAGTCAGAGTAGTTTCTCTATGGTTGGTGGACAAAAAATAGACCGCTACTCTATCTATGCAGACCAGAAACAATCTCTATCAAAAGGATGGAATCTGGGTTATGGAATTTCCTATCGATTTGCCAAAGATCTTGATTTTCAAACTTATGATAAAGTGACAGGTAACATTCAAACTCAAAATACATATTCCAATCTAAGAGAACAAACTACCAGCTTTTATGTATCATTGAGCAAAAACTATACAACAGGTACATCTTTATCCGTTTCTGCTACGGGAGAATATTATACTATTGGAAATTATCATAAATGGGCAGTTTATCCACAAGCATCGTTGACTTATTTTAAAACACCGAAACATGTGTTTCAACTTTCATTATCTACGGACAAAACTTATCCAAGCTATTGGGATATGCAATCTTCCGTCAGCTATCTTAATGGATATACAGAATTATGGGGAACACCGAATTTGAAGCCAATGACGAATTATAATCTGAATGGAAGCTATATTTTTTTGAATAAGTATATTCTTAGCCTGTTTTTCACGCATACATCAGATTATTTCACACAAGCTGCCTATCAATCTACTGACAGGCTGGCACTAATCTATAAAAACACAAATTGGAACTATATGCAGGTGTGGGGAGCAAATATCATATTACCCTTTAAAGTAGGAAACTGGCTGGATTCCCGATTAACCTTAGTCGGTATGCAAATGCACCAACGCTGTGATGATTTTTTCGACATCCCTTTCAATCGTAAGAAATGGGTATTTAGCGGCACACTGGATAATACATTTAAAGTAAATAAGAATTTGTCTTTCGAGTTAATGGGAAATGTACAGACCCCCGTCATACAAGGGACATTTGATATAGAATCTATTTTTAATCTCACTGCCGGATTGCGATGGAATTTCGCAAATGATAAATTGAGTTTATCTGTCCGTTGCTATGACATATTTGATACAGGGATGCCTGCAACAAAAGTCCGTTTCAAAGGGCAAAACTTGAATATGGATAGCGGATTTTATTCACGAGCATTTACTCTGCATTTCAGTTATCGCTTTGGTGGATATAAGAAAAAGGAGATAAAAGGAGTAGATACATCAAGATTTAGATACTAA
- a CDS encoding helix-turn-helix domain-containing protein, with product MYIENDEFGEWMQKLYAKLEELCKDVRVLRNADRVLPEDDNLLDNQDLCLLFKVSIKTLQRYRALGALPYFTINGKVYYKASDVREFIKERFSITTLRQFEKEHCTKKKK from the coding sequence ATGTATATAGAGAATGACGAATTTGGTGAATGGATGCAGAAGCTGTATGCCAAACTGGAAGAACTCTGCAAAGATGTACGGGTACTACGCAATGCAGACAGGGTACTGCCCGAAGATGACAACCTATTGGATAATCAGGACTTGTGCCTGCTGTTCAAAGTAAGTATCAAAACCCTGCAACGCTACCGGGCTCTCGGTGCGCTGCCATACTTCACTATCAACGGAAAAGTGTATTACAAGGCTTCCGATGTACGGGAGTTCATCAAAGAAAGGTTCAGTATTACCACGCTACGCCAGTTCGAGAAAGAACACTGCACGAAGAAAAAGAAGTAA